The genomic interval TTTTCGCACCAGCGCTTTGCACGGCGACAAGAGCCAAGACGAACGCCTGAAAGCCCTCGAAGGCTTCAAAAAAGGCGAAGTCGATTTGCTCGTCTGTACCGATGTGGCCGCACGCGGCTTGGACATCAAAGATGTGCCAGCCGTGTTCAACTTTGACATCCCCTTCAACGCCGAAGACTATGTGCACCGCATTGGCCGCACAGGCCGCGCCGGTGCTTTGGGCCACGCCATCAGCTTTGTGTCGGGCAGCGACCAACGCTTGGTGGGCGACATTGAAAAATTGCTCAAAACCAAGATCACGCTAGAAACCGTGAGCGTCGAGCAAGACCGTTCGCGCGAGCGACGTGAGCCTCGCAATGATTCACGCAATGATTCTCGCGAACAGCGTGGTGACATGCGCAGCGAATCGTCCGCTGGTGGTGAGCGCCGCGAGTTCAGCCGTCCCCGTGAAGGCTATGCCTCACGCGATGCACGCCCCCGCGAGCAAGACAGCCGCCGCAGCCGCGAAGTGGGCTACGTGCCCGCACCGCGCATCAAGAACGACCCGTTCTTTGACAAACCCTACGAAGCGCCTGTGCGCAGCGCAGAGGCAGCAGCACCTGCCGCACCCGACCCATTGCGCAAGTCGGCCAACATCAAACCCAAGCGGGTGATGGCGGCTTTGTTCAAGTCGACTACTTAAAAGAAAACGCGCCAAAAATGGCGCGTTTTTTTTGGTCCACCAGCCACTGCTCAGCGCATTCAGCCTAAGGTGGCGCACTATTTCCGCGCCCTACTCTCTCTTGGCCGGCTTTTTGCGAATACGTGTTTTTGGCTTCGCTGGTTGTGCGGGCGTCATGTCAGCAAGCAAATCGGGTGTGCTTGGCGCGGCCAAGTAGTTGGTTTTACTCACCACTTTCTTGCCCGTCTTGGCCTCTAGCGCTTTGCGGGCGTTACCGGCAATCTTGCCGCCCTCTTTGGCGGAGGTGCGGTTCTCATCAAAACCCTGTGCGTCGCTGCGGCGGGCGATCTCGGTGGTGCTGGCTTCGCCCAGCATGGTGAAGATCAACTCTAGGTCGGTCATGTGGTCGCGCAGGTTGTTGCCAGTATTCACCACATCCAGGCCCTTAAGCTGGCTGTGTTCGCCGGGCGTCACGCCAAAGGTAGCGCGGGCAATTTCGGGGTTTTCTATTTCTTTGACACGCTCGTAACCCACTTGTGCCAGCCAGCGTTTGAAAGGCTCGGCCTTGGGTGAGGGGATGGCCTGGATGATGCGGAACAGGCCTTCGGTGTTAGCGCAATCCGTTTCGCGCTGTTTGCCGTCTGAGGCCGTTAGTTTCAACCCATGACAAAACGTCACGGGTTGGCCACCCTCTGCATTGAGCCGCTGTTTGAGTTTGCGCCAATAGGCACCGGCATCTGGGCTAGCGGTCAAGGTGGCGCAAACATCCACCACGGAAAACCACCATTCCGCGTTGTGCCAGACACGGCGAATGGTGGTTTCCTGGAATACCGCGATGTGGTGTGTGGGATCGTTTGGGGTGGTGATTTTCTTCATACGGCTCCCATAAAAACTGTAATTCTATACAGTTGTTTAGAATTGTGGCAACCGCTATTTCTTTCCTACGCGATAGAAACCGCATTGAAACGCTTGGAGGAATCGACATGAAAAGCCTAAAAGACGTGAAAGCAAAACTGCTGACCAACTCTGCCGTTCGCCAAGCCTACGACGCACAAGCGCCCGAGTTTGAGCTGGCTCGTGAACTGATTGCAGCTCGCAGGCAAGCGGGCCTCACGCAAGGCGATGTGGCCGCACTCATGGGCACAACCCAAAGCGACCCATTCACAGTCAAGACATCAGTCCCAATTTGGGACTAAAATACCGTCATGCGTGTCATTGCCGTATCCACTCTCAAGACATTTTGGGAAAAATCTGGGCGTACAGATTCAGAAGAGCCTTTGAAAACTTGGTACGGTGAGGCATGTCGCGCCGAATGGAAGTCCCCAGGCGATGTGAAAGCTCAATACGGAAACGCCAGCATTGTTGGCAACAACCGGATCGTGTTCAACATTGCAGGTAACAAATATCGGCTCATCGTCGCCTTTGCCTATCGCATGCAAATTGCCTACATCAAGTTTGTAGGCACCCATGCCGAGTACGACAAAGTCGATGCGGCCATAGTGGATCAGTCGTGAGCGTTAAGGAGAACATCATGGAAATCACACCTATCCGTACAGAGAAAGACTACCGTGCAGCACTGCGCGTGGTGTCAACACTGGTGGATCAAGATCCATCGCCTGACACGCCAGAAGGCGAACGCTTGGATGTGCTCTCTACCTTGATTGAGGCCTATGAGCGCAAGCACTACCCGATTGATTTGCCAGATCCGGTGGAAGCCATCAAGTTCCGCATGGACCAAGCAGGGCTGTCGGTGAAAGATCTGGAGCCCATGATCGGCCAGCCCAACCGTGTGTATGAAGTGCTCAACCACAAACGCCCGCTGACGCTGCGCATGATCCGAAACTTGAACAAAGGCTTGGGTATCTCTGCCCAAGTTCTGATTGCGGAAAACGACAACACGCCCCGATCAGCAGCGGCGTGATTGCACCGTATCGCTCCCTTTCCCATTCCCTTTGGCTGACCAAGACCCGACCCCCGCTACCCCTTGCGCTGTTCAACACACTGTTCAACGTGATGTTCAACATGAGTTACGCCATGTGCGTGCCCTCATGCAATTGGAGCAAAAGGAAGATCAAGCGCAGTTCAAACTCAAAAATGCCAGTGCCAGCATCAAAGAGCGCCGTCGGCGTGGCCTGACTTGGTACCCCGTCACCATCACCCAAGAAGACATTGGTTTTGGTGGCAAGGTGGTGTTGGAGCTAGAGCGCCCAGCGCATCGGCAAGACCTGCATTTGTTTCAGGTGGGCAAGAACGCTTCGCTGTTCAGCAATGCAGCAGGCCAATCGTCAGGCCATAAGGAATCTGACAGGCCCACGCTCAGCGGTGTTGTCACCAGCGTGCGGCGCAACAAGCTGGTGCTGACCACCACCAAAGAAGCGCTGCCCGACTGGGTGCTGGACGGCAGCACCCTCAACGGCAGCACCCTCGGCATTGACCTGACGTTTGACGAGGTTAGTTACCGCGAGATGAACCAAGCCATGAGCGCGGTCATGGTCGCACACGGCAACCGCTTGGCCGAACTGCGCGACGTGCTGCTGGGCGTGAGGCAAGCCAGCTATCGCGAGCCCCAAGCCGACGACTTGTTTTACCCCAGTGCGCTTAACGACTCGCAGCTGGTGGCGGTGCGCCATGTGATCTCGGCGCAAGACGTGGCCATCATCCACGGCCCGCCCGGCACGGGCAAAACCACCACGCTGGTCCAAGCCATTTTGGAAACCATCCGGCGTGAGCGGCGCGTGCTGGTGTGCGCCCCCTCCAACACCGCCGTGGACTTGCTGACCGAAAAGCTGGCCGAGCGCGGTGTGAACGTGATCCGCATGGGCAACCCCAGCCGCGTGTCGGAGCTGCTGCTTCAGCACACTCTTGATGCTGGTGTGATGGCCCACCCCAGCTACGCCAAGATGCACGCGATGCGCCAAACCGCTGAGCAGCACCGAGACACGGCTAACGAACACGTTCGCCATTTTGGTTTTGAGGAGCGACAGCACCGCCAATGGCTGCGTGAAGAAGCGCGTACGCTGCGCCAATCCGCCGACGACTTAGAGCGCTTCATGACCGAGGACGTGCTCGAATCGGTGCAGGTCATCACTTGCACGCTGGTGGGTGCCAGCCATCGCCACATGCGTCACCTGAGCTTTGAGACAGTCTTTATCGACGAAGCCGCCCAAGCCTTGGAGCCGGGTTGCTGGATACCCATTGCCAAGGGCCAGCGCATTGTGTTGGCGGGCGATCACCTCCAACTGCCGCCCACTGTGAAAAGTGAACAAGCCGCCCGCGAAGGCCTGCGCGAAACCCTGTTTGAAAAGTGCATCCAGCGCCAACCCAACACGGCCCGCATGCTCACCACGCAATACCGTATGCACGAGCACATCATGGGCTTCAGCTCCGAGAAGTTTTATGGCGGCCAACTGGTGCCGCACGCCAGCGTGCGCCACGCTGGCCTAGAGGCTTATGACCTGCGTTTTGCACCCGACCTGCCAGTGGAATTCATCGACACGGCGGGCTGCGGTTATCAAGAAGTGGCCATTCCCGAAAGCCGTTCAACCGCCAACCCCGAAGAAGCCCACTTGCTGCTGGAGCGCCTGGCTCAGCTGCTGGCGCTGGGGGAGCCCACCGACCCAGACCAGCGCCCGCTGACCATTGGCGTGATTGCACCGTACCGCGCCCAAATCAACTATTTAAAAGACGCCATCGAAGACACCGAAGTGCTGAATGGTTTGCTGCTGCAACGCAGGCTCAGCGTGGGCACCGTCGATTCGTTTCAGGGCCAAGAGCGCGACATCATTGCCATCACATTGACGCGCAGCAACCCCCAAGGCGAGATCGGCTTTCTGTCTGACATCCGCCGCATGAACGTGGGCATGACCCGCGCACGGTGCAAGCTATTGCTGGTGGGCGATTCGTCCACGCTTTGCAGCCATCCGTTTTTTGTGGAGTTGTTGGCTTATGTGAAGGGAGTGGGGGGCTACCGTACAGCCGATCAGATGGCTGACATTGACCCAAACCTGCGGATACTTTTCTATGGAATTTAGACGCTGAAGATAGAAGTTATTTACTTAAAATGTATTAAAACTTGCAGAGTGTTAATTAGGTGAGTTGGCTACGTGATGTTGTGGGTGAGGGTTCATTGCTACCTAGTCATTTACCGATTTACTTGCTCTAATTTTTGTTCTCACTCCAAATAAGTCCCCCATGCATCTGCTCAATTGCCAAATCAAACAGTTCCGCAAATTTTTTGATCTCACTATCAGCGACATTCCAGCCAGTGCCAAATTGGTCATTCTTGCTGGTCCCAATGGCTCAGGCAAGTCCTCCCTCTTCGATGCTTTACTTTTGAAATACCGTATGGACACATCGTCCGGATGGAATAACGATACCAACTACTACGATCGGCCTCAGCAAAATGCAAGTGGCCTAAGCTCCAGAATCTCCCTTGCTACTGACGCCGACGCCAAAGGTAAATTTACTCGTGGCAGCCTTTACGTGCGCAGTGCGTACAGGAATGACCATGAATTCAGTACCAGTACTCTTAAACGTCAGGGTGCCATCCTAGACAACATTACCTTGAGCCGGCTGATCGAGCCAGACGCAACGGTTAGCAATAATTACCAGCGACTTGCCTCCCAAGCAATGGAGGATGTATTCGTTAACGAAGCGGTTACAACGACCATGGGCGATTACCGCGAAAAGCTGATCGGCGAGGTCCAAGAGCCGCTTAAGCGGTTATTCCCGGATCTAACTTTCACCGGTATCGGTAACCCTCTAGACAATGGTACTTTCCAATTCGATAAGGGTACTTCGAAGGGCTTCGACTATAAAAATCTTTCTGGAGGTGAGAAGGCTTCCTTTGATCTGATACTTGATTTCGTAGTCAAGCGGCGCAGTTATATGGACACAATTTACTGTATCGACGAACCGGAAAACCACATGAATACGCGGCTGCAGGGTGCGCTCTTGGGCGAACTCGTTAGCCTACTTCCAGGCAACTCTCAGCTCTGGATTGCATCCCACTCGATTGGGATGATGCGTAAGGCGCGTGAAATGTACGATGCCGACCCGGCCACGGTAGCCTTTATAGATTTCAGTGGTCATGACTTCGACCATGTAGTTACGCTCTCGCCAAGCAAACCGACTCGAGCCTTTTGGCAAGGAGTGATGCACATCGCACTTGACGATCTATCCTCACTAGTAGCTCCGAAGCAAGTGATCATCTGCGAAGGCAATCCTACGGGTGCGGTGCCAGGGAAGAACGCAGAGCACGATGCGCGCATTTACGGATCGATCTTCGGCAACGAAATTCCCGACGCCACTTTCATTTCTGCCGGTAACTCGAAAGAAGTGCAGAACGATTTCATTGGGCTTGCCACTGTGCTGCCGAAGCTCGCATCGGGCATGAAAATCATCCGTCTGATTGACTTAGACGACCACGCTCCAAATGATGTACTAGCCTTCAAGAATGAGGGCATTACCGTTCTGAGCCTACGGCATCTAGAGGCCTACCTTTATGACGATGAGGTGTTGACTGCCCTCTGCATATCGTTGGGGAAACCCGAGAAGGCGGCAGATTTGATCGCAGCCAAGAACGTTGCGATTGATAGCGTAAAGAGTCAGGGTCATCCTGCGGATGACATTAAGAAGGCTGCAGGCGCAATCTATGTTGAGGCTAAGAAAATATTGTCGTTAACGCAGGTTGGTAATGATGCCCCAGCATTCGCACGTAATACTCTGTCGAAATTAATAAAACCGGGAATGACTATCTATGAAAAGTTGCGCATGGACGTATTTGGGGTTTGAAATGGCCTATGGGGCAATGGCGGCCAGACTACTTGGCTAGGCCAACGGATCCATCGTCTGCGGGCACTTCACGCCGACTCGCTGCCACGCAGGTGCATCAGCCACGCTCAAATGCGTGTCTTTGGCTTCCAGCTTCGCCGCACTCAAGCACCCACCCCACACACACCCATCGTCTAGGCACACCACGTCTGGGCGGTCTTCAATGTGCACGGTAGACCAATGGCCAAAGGCCATCCGCACATCAGCGGTCAATCGGCCAGGCACATCAAACCACGGCATCAAATGCGCAGGCGCTTTGTCTGCACCTTCTTTCACGCTGAAATCCATCGCGCCTTGCGCATCGCAAAAGCGCAAGCGGGTGAGGGCGTTGACGATCACGCGCAAGCGGTCTGCGCCCTCTAGGTCATCACGCCACACATTCGGCAGGCCGCCATACATCTGCGGCATGAAGTGCACCCAGTCGTCGCTGCGCAGCACGGCCTCTACTTCTCCAGCCAGTGCCATGGTGTGCGCCGCTGTCCATT from Limnohabitans curvus carries:
- a CDS encoding helix-turn-helix domain-containing protein — encoded protein: MEITPIRTEKDYRAALRVVSTLVDQDPSPDTPEGERLDVLSTLIEAYERKHYPIDLPDPVEAIKFRMDQAGLSVKDLEPMIGQPNRVYEVLNHKRPLTLRMIRNLNKGLGISAQVLIAENDNTPRSAAA
- a CDS encoding helix-turn-helix domain-containing protein, coding for MKSLKDVKAKLLTNSAVRQAYDAQAPEFELARELIAARRQAGLTQGDVAALMGTTQSDPFTVKTSVPIWD
- a CDS encoding type II toxin-antitoxin system HigB family toxin, coding for MRVIAVSTLKTFWEKSGRTDSEEPLKTWYGEACRAEWKSPGDVKAQYGNASIVGNNRIVFNIAGNKYRLIVAFAYRMQIAYIKFVGTHAEYDKVDAAIVDQS
- a CDS encoding AAA family ATPase, with amino-acid sequence MHLLNCQIKQFRKFFDLTISDIPASAKLVILAGPNGSGKSSLFDALLLKYRMDTSSGWNNDTNYYDRPQQNASGLSSRISLATDADAKGKFTRGSLYVRSAYRNDHEFSTSTLKRQGAILDNITLSRLIEPDATVSNNYQRLASQAMEDVFVNEAVTTTMGDYREKLIGEVQEPLKRLFPDLTFTGIGNPLDNGTFQFDKGTSKGFDYKNLSGGEKASFDLILDFVVKRRSYMDTIYCIDEPENHMNTRLQGALLGELVSLLPGNSQLWIASHSIGMMRKAREMYDADPATVAFIDFSGHDFDHVVTLSPSKPTRAFWQGVMHIALDDLSSLVAPKQVIICEGNPTGAVPGKNAEHDARIYGSIFGNEIPDATFISAGNSKEVQNDFIGLATVLPKLASGMKIIRLIDLDDHAPNDVLAFKNEGITVLSLRHLEAYLYDDEVLTALCISLGKPEKAADLIAAKNVAIDSVKSQGHPADDIKKAAGAIYVEAKKILSLTQVGNDAPAFARNTLSKLIKPGMTIYEKLRMDVFGV
- a CDS encoding symmetrical bis(5'-nucleosyl)-tetraphosphatase translates to MALYLIGDVQGCDEALERLLTHLAFSPSRDTLYLLGDLVNRGPNNVGVLRRLMALGSSAQCLLGNHDLHVLAVSRGVRQPNKQDTIQDILTAHDSHELLHWLRHQNMAMQVGQVLMVHAGVLPQWTAAHTMALAGEVEAVLRSDDWVHFMPQMYGGLPNVWRDDLEGADRLRVIVNALTRLRFCDAQGAMDFSVKEGADKAPAHLMPWFDVPGRLTADVRMAFGHWSTVHIEDRPDVVCLDDGCVWGGCLSAAKLEAKDTHLSVADAPAWQRVGVKCPQTMDPLA
- a CDS encoding BRO-N domain-containing protein codes for the protein MKKITTPNDPTHHIAVFQETTIRRVWHNAEWWFSVVDVCATLTASPDAGAYWRKLKQRLNAEGGQPVTFCHGLKLTASDGKQRETDCANTEGLFRIIQAIPSPKAEPFKRWLAQVGYERVKEIENPEIARATFGVTPGEHSQLKGLDVVNTGNNLRDHMTDLELIFTMLGEASTTEIARRSDAQGFDENRTSAKEGGKIAGNARKALEAKTGKKVVSKTNYLAAPSTPDLLADMTPAQPAKPKTRIRKKPAKRE
- a CDS encoding AAA domain-containing protein — protein: MQLEQKEDQAQFKLKNASASIKERRRRGLTWYPVTITQEDIGFGGKVVLELERPAHRQDLHLFQVGKNASLFSNAAGQSSGHKESDRPTLSGVVTSVRRNKLVLTTTKEALPDWVLDGSTLNGSTLGIDLTFDEVSYREMNQAMSAVMVAHGNRLAELRDVLLGVRQASYREPQADDLFYPSALNDSQLVAVRHVISAQDVAIIHGPPGTGKTTTLVQAILETIRRERRVLVCAPSNTAVDLLTEKLAERGVNVIRMGNPSRVSELLLQHTLDAGVMAHPSYAKMHAMRQTAEQHRDTANEHVRHFGFEERQHRQWLREEARTLRQSADDLERFMTEDVLESVQVITCTLVGASHRHMRHLSFETVFIDEAAQALEPGCWIPIAKGQRIVLAGDHLQLPPTVKSEQAAREGLRETLFEKCIQRQPNTARMLTTQYRMHEHIMGFSSEKFYGGQLVPHASVRHAGLEAYDLRFAPDLPVEFIDTAGCGYQEVAIPESRSTANPEEAHLLLERLAQLLALGEPTDPDQRPLTIGVIAPYRAQINYLKDAIEDTEVLNGLLLQRRLSVGTVDSFQGQERDIIAITLTRSNPQGEIGFLSDIRRMNVGMTRARCKLLLVGDSSTLCSHPFFVELLAYVKGVGGYRTADQMADIDPNLRILFYGI